One stretch of Vogesella indigofera DNA includes these proteins:
- a CDS encoding phosphatidylglycerophosphatase A family protein, translated as MTTSRKPDRVFLLARPAHFLALGFGSGLITPAPGTWGTLAALPLAALLLWLGVSGGALALLTLPLFLLGIWLCDVTGRALGVADSGHIVWDEIVAMLLVLALVPATPLWWLLAFAAFRLFDIVKPWPIRWLDRHVHGGFGVMLDDAVAALFATLLLRLLQPLL; from the coding sequence ATGACCACTTCGCGTAAACCGGATCGCGTCTTTTTGCTGGCGCGCCCGGCGCACTTCCTGGCGCTGGGCTTTGGCAGCGGCCTGATCACGCCGGCGCCCGGCACCTGGGGCACGCTGGCGGCCTTGCCGCTGGCCGCGCTCTTGCTGTGGCTGGGCGTCAGCGGCGGGGCGCTGGCACTACTGACGCTGCCACTGTTCCTGCTTGGCATCTGGCTGTGCGACGTCACCGGCCGCGCGCTGGGGGTGGCCGATTCCGGACACATCGTGTGGGACGAGATCGTGGCGATGCTGCTGGTACTGGCGCTGGTGCCGGCCACGCCGCTGTGGTGGCTGCTGGCTTTTGCCGCCTTCCGCCTGTTCGACATCGTCAAGCCGTGGCCGATTCGCTGGCTGGACCGCCACGTGCATGGCGGCTTCGGCGTGATGCTGGACGACGCCGTCGCCGCACTGTTTGCAACACTATTGTTACGACTATTGCAGCCGCTGCTATAG
- a CDS encoding sensor domain-containing protein: MQNVLDDGLLTLLHSAVAPWLVLDAQQRLRACNPAAGQLLGETASVGTVLPLARAGEWQGVPLPAEMLPCQLASRLFGLLPGPQANALTAYRLVPLQDWHEQEQKRRQREHYLQILSDLAASSEKDRLHRLDSALAAGAAALGMEIAFVAQRKGAQLEIVACHAGDDLSRGKSLPLDLTYCERTLQNGQLLCLPDVLETALADSACYREFRFRAYIGIPLLVQGQIFGTLAFCASAPRAPFSSADTEFVQHLARWTAVVVERKLAADEAMQTQQAMEEQLGWLRLAGQVARLGHWSYAPQDGQVSLSQEACRLLAVAPRPLLPLVEVERRMLVQDRQRWRDALQHSLQQRTPLAVEVRLRHGDSGYGWLALRAQVVERDGEPLLFGVLMDVTDAKESQQLIQYQASHDALTGCINRTLLFDRLGQEIRRAERLHQQFAVMFVDLDRFKQVNDRYGHAAGDKVLQTVADRLMALLRRSDTVARVGGDEFVLLIPQVSDELTLATLARKVEMAIDRPVRDEGALYRVSASIGVALYPEDGDEPELLLRAADRKMYSDKSHAARH; the protein is encoded by the coding sequence ATGCAGAACGTGCTTGATGATGGCCTGCTGACGCTACTGCACAGCGCGGTAGCACCCTGGCTGGTACTCGATGCGCAACAGCGGCTGCGCGCCTGCAATCCCGCGGCTGGGCAATTACTGGGCGAGACGGCCAGCGTCGGCACGGTGCTGCCGCTTGCCCGCGCCGGCGAGTGGCAGGGCGTACCACTGCCGGCAGAGATGCTGCCCTGCCAGCTGGCCTCGCGCCTGTTCGGCCTACTGCCCGGCCCGCAGGCGAACGCGCTGACCGCCTACCGGTTGGTGCCGCTGCAAGACTGGCACGAGCAGGAGCAGAAGCGCCGCCAGCGCGAACACTATCTGCAGATTCTCTCCGATCTGGCCGCCTCCAGCGAAAAAGACCGCCTGCACCGGCTGGACAGCGCGCTGGCCGCCGGCGCGGCGGCGCTGGGTATGGAGATTGCCTTTGTCGCTCAGCGCAAGGGCGCGCAGCTGGAAATCGTTGCCTGTCACGCCGGCGACGATCTGAGCCGCGGCAAGTCCCTGCCGCTGGACCTGACCTATTGCGAACGCACGCTGCAGAACGGCCAGCTGCTGTGTCTGCCCGACGTGCTGGAAACAGCGCTGGCCGACAGTGCCTGCTACCGCGAATTCCGCTTCCGCGCCTACATCGGCATACCGCTGCTGGTACAGGGGCAGATTTTTGGCACGCTCGCCTTCTGCGCCAGCGCGCCGCGCGCACCGTTTTCCAGCGCCGACACCGAGTTCGTGCAGCACCTGGCGCGCTGGACGGCGGTCGTAGTGGAACGCAAGCTGGCCGCCGACGAGGCGATGCAGACCCAGCAAGCGATGGAAGAACAGTTAGGGTGGCTGCGGCTGGCAGGGCAGGTGGCCCGCCTCGGACACTGGAGCTACGCACCGCAGGATGGGCAGGTGTCGCTGTCGCAAGAGGCCTGCCGCCTGCTAGCCGTCGCGCCGCGCCCGCTGCTGCCGCTGGTGGAGGTGGAGCGCCGGATGCTGGTGCAGGATCGCCAGCGTTGGCGCGACGCGCTACAGCACAGCCTTCAGCAACGCACACCGCTGGCAGTGGAAGTGCGCCTGCGCCACGGCGACAGTGGCTACGGCTGGCTGGCACTGCGCGCGCAGGTGGTGGAACGCGACGGCGAACCACTGCTGTTTGGCGTGCTGATGGACGTCACCGACGCCAAGGAGTCGCAGCAGCTGATCCAGTACCAGGCCTCGCACGATGCGCTGACCGGCTGCATCAATCGCACCCTGTTGTTCGACCGCCTGGGGCAGGAGATCCGTCGCGCGGAACGGCTGCATCAGCAGTTTGCGGTGATGTTCGTCGATCTGGATCGCTTCAAGCAGGTCAACGACCGCTACGGTCACGCCGCCGGCGACAAGGTGTTGCAGACCGTGGCCGACCGGCTGATGGCCCTGCTGCGCCGTTCCGATACGGTGGCGCGGGTCGGTGGCGACGAATTCGTGCTGCTGATTCCGCAGGTCAGCGACGAGCTGACCCTGGCAACGCTGGCACGCAAGGTGGAGATGGCCATCGACCGACCGGTGCGCGACGAGGGCGCGCTGTATCGCGTCTCTGCCAGTATCGGCGTGGCGCTGTACCCGGAGGATGGCGACGAGCCGGAACTACTGCTGCGCGCCGCCGACCGCAAGATGTACTCCGACAAGTCGCACGCCGCGCGCCACTGA
- a CDS encoding DEAD/DEAH box helicase, whose protein sequence is MHFSDLGLPEPIVQALTKSGYESPTDVQAEAIPAALLGKDLLVSAQTGSGKTAAFLLPALTKMGERSKGSGNGPRVLVLTPTRELASQVEKNAQVYGEHLRWLRTVTLVGGASFGFQTRALSRPVDIIVATPGRLMDHMRSGRVDFSRLEMLILDEADRMLDMGFIEDIETIVAATPAERQTLLFSATLDGTVGRMAEKMTRSPQRIEIARKEDGGSIEEHLLYADDNAHKARLLDAILKESDFEQAVVFSATKIGSEEIADKLSDMGYSAACLHGDMPQNWRNRTLNDLRRGRIKILVATDVAARGIDVPAIGLVVNYDLPKQAEDYVHRIGRTGRAGRSGVAITIAESREFHRVRRIEQYIKRSLTEAVIPGLEPTRRPPKGRPAGARNNGPRRGNGGGYGDRKPGSGGGYAGRSSSGPRRSGSGGGSSYSGSRAPRAE, encoded by the coding sequence ATGCATTTCTCCGATCTCGGACTTCCAGAACCTATCGTTCAAGCACTGACCAAATCCGGCTACGAAAGCCCGACCGACGTTCAGGCTGAAGCCATTCCTGCCGCCCTGCTGGGCAAGGACCTGCTGGTATCGGCACAAACCGGTAGCGGCAAGACCGCCGCCTTCCTGCTGCCAGCCCTGACCAAAATGGGCGAGCGCTCCAAAGGCTCCGGCAATGGCCCGCGCGTTCTGGTGCTGACCCCGACCCGCGAACTGGCATCCCAGGTAGAAAAGAACGCCCAGGTTTACGGTGAGCACCTGCGCTGGTTGCGCACCGTGACGCTGGTTGGCGGCGCTTCGTTCGGCTTCCAGACCCGCGCCCTGTCGCGCCCGGTCGACATCATCGTCGCCACTCCAGGCCGCCTGATGGACCACATGCGCTCCGGCCGTGTTGACTTCTCCCGTCTGGAAATGCTGATTCTGGACGAAGCCGACCGCATGCTGGACATGGGCTTCATCGAAGACATCGAAACCATCGTTGCCGCCACCCCGGCCGAACGCCAGACCCTACTGTTCTCCGCCACGCTGGACGGCACCGTTGGCCGCATGGCAGAGAAAATGACCCGCTCGCCACAGCGCATCGAGATTGCCCGCAAGGAAGACGGCGGCAGCATCGAAGAACACCTGCTCTACGCCGACGACAATGCCCACAAGGCCCGTCTGCTGGACGCCATCCTGAAAGAATCCGATTTCGAACAGGCAGTCGTGTTCAGCGCCACCAAGATCGGTTCCGAAGAAATCGCCGACAAGCTGTCGGATATGGGCTACTCCGCTGCCTGCCTGCACGGCGACATGCCGCAGAACTGGCGTAACCGTACCCTGAACGACCTGCGTCGCGGTCGCATCAAGATCCTGGTTGCCACCGACGTGGCCGCCCGCGGTATCGACGTGCCAGCCATCGGCCTGGTGGTGAACTACGACCTGCCAAAACAGGCGGAAGACTACGTGCACCGTATCGGCCGTACCGGTCGTGCCGGCCGTAGCGGCGTGGCGATCACCATCGCCGAGTCGCGCGAATTCCACCGCGTGCGCCGTATCGAGCAGTACATTAAGCGCTCGCTGACCGAAGCCGTGATTCCTGGTCTGGAACCGACCCGTCGTCCGCCAAAAGGCCGTCCGGCTGGTGCCCGTAACAACGGCCCGCGTCGCGGCAATGGCGGTGGCTACGGCGATCGCAAGCCGGGTAGCGGTGGCGGTTACGCCGGTCGCAGCAGCAGCGGTCCACGCCGCAGCGGCAGTGGCGGCGGCAGCAGCTACAGCGGTAGCCGTGCCCCACGCGCTGAATAA
- a CDS encoding hydroxypyruvate isomerase family protein: MPRFAANLSLLFTELPLPARFAAAAAAGFDAVEIQFPYDYPATLLRDAAAAAAVDIILINLPAGDLMAGGCGLASHPARTAQFRVALAEGEHYAQVLGVQMVNVLAGRFDVQQDAALTRQTLAANLALAGERLAAHGIRVTCEAINTLDMPGFVVSTPVELAAVLAETAHPNVSMQLDFYHLARMRLDLAGTLVQYLPQTSHIQFADCPGRHEPGTGELPLAQIFALLDELGYTGWCAAEYKPATSTADSLSWLASRC; the protein is encoded by the coding sequence ATGCCGCGTTTTGCCGCTAACCTGTCGCTGCTGTTTACCGAGCTGCCGTTACCGGCACGTTTCGCCGCTGCCGCGGCCGCCGGTTTTGACGCCGTCGAGATCCAGTTTCCCTACGACTATCCGGCGACACTGCTGCGTGACGCGGCGGCCGCGGCCGCGGTCGACATCATCCTGATCAATCTGCCGGCCGGTGACCTGATGGCCGGCGGCTGCGGTCTGGCCAGCCACCCGGCGCGCACCGCGCAATTCCGGGTGGCGCTGGCCGAGGGCGAACACTACGCGCAGGTGCTGGGCGTGCAGATGGTCAATGTGCTGGCTGGTCGCTTCGATGTGCAACAGGACGCGGCGCTGACACGGCAGACCCTTGCGGCCAACCTGGCTCTGGCTGGCGAGCGACTGGCGGCGCACGGTATTCGCGTCACCTGCGAAGCGATCAACACTCTCGATATGCCCGGTTTTGTGGTGAGCACGCCGGTCGAGCTGGCCGCCGTACTGGCCGAGACGGCACACCCCAATGTCAGCATGCAGCTGGACTTCTACCATCTGGCGCGGATGCGGCTGGACCTGGCCGGCACTCTGGTGCAGTACCTGCCGCAGACCAGCCATATCCAGTTTGCCGACTGTCCCGGACGCCACGAGCCTGGCACGGGCGAGCTGCCGCTGGCGCAAATCTTTGCCTTGCTGGACGAGCTTGGCTATACCGGATGGTGCGCCGCCGAATACAAACCGGCCACCAGCACGGCGGATAGCCTGTCCTGGCTGGCTTCCCGGTGCTGA
- a CDS encoding NAD(P)-dependent oxidoreductase, with translation MTTLGFVGLGLMGVPMCRRLLAAGHPLTVWNRSVAKADSLRAAGAMVAANLGELVLGSDIIMLCLANDEAVQAVWQAEDGIRARLRPGQLLIDFSSTSPALTRQLAQQAAEHGAAWVDAPVSGGVRGAENGTLVIMAGGLAPDIARLQPIAGCLSQRLSHIGSHGAGQVAKICNQLIVASNAMLIAETVQLAEAAGIDASLLPAALAGGFADSLPFQILAPRMAQRQYLPLQWKVTTLLKDLGNARQLAAEHGAALPLASLAAGMMAGHAAAGYAEQDLSTVIACYLPDSEER, from the coding sequence ATGACAACTCTGGGCTTTGTCGGATTGGGGTTGATGGGGGTGCCGATGTGCCGGCGCCTGCTGGCAGCCGGGCATCCGCTGACGGTATGGAACCGCTCCGTCGCCAAGGCCGACAGCCTGCGTGCCGCGGGTGCCATGGTTGCGGCCAACCTTGGCGAGCTGGTCCTCGGCAGCGACATCATCATGCTTTGCCTGGCCAATGACGAGGCGGTGCAGGCAGTGTGGCAGGCGGAAGACGGCATCCGTGCGCGGCTGCGTCCCGGCCAGTTGCTGATCGACTTCTCCAGTACGTCGCCGGCGCTGACCCGGCAACTGGCGCAGCAGGCGGCCGAGCACGGCGCCGCCTGGGTCGATGCGCCGGTGTCCGGTGGCGTGCGCGGCGCGGAAAACGGCACGCTGGTGATCATGGCCGGTGGCTTGGCGCCGGATATTGCCCGTTTGCAGCCTATTGCCGGCTGCCTGTCGCAACGGCTGAGCCACATCGGTAGCCATGGCGCCGGACAAGTCGCCAAGATCTGCAACCAGCTGATTGTGGCCAGCAATGCGATGCTGATCGCCGAAACGGTACAGCTGGCTGAGGCGGCCGGTATCGACGCCAGCCTGTTGCCGGCGGCGCTGGCCGGCGGCTTTGCCGACTCGCTGCCGTTCCAGATACTGGCGCCACGCATGGCGCAGCGTCAGTATCTGCCGCTGCAATGGAAGGTGACCACCCTGCTCAAGGACCTCGGCAATGCCCGCCAGCTGGCGGCCGAGCATGGTGCAGCGCTGCCGCTGGCCAGCCTCGCGGCCGGGATGATGGCCGGTCATGCCGCGGCCGGCTACGCCGAACAGGACCTGAGCACGGTGATTGCTTGTTATCTGCCCGATAGCGAGGAGCGCTGA
- a CDS encoding response regulator encodes MLFDMCHLTVCLVEPSRAQGQIIQHHLQELGIERVDRVESGAEALARIHLPPLPDIVIGAMYLPDMTGAELVMAMRGDERVREMPFVLVSSETRPQQLDAIRQAGAMAILPKPFTPAQLDKAISSSLDYLNVEDTRNELESLDLYAKKILLVDDSTVSRSFMRSVLERFGFCEITEADNGRSAVGLLAAGNYFDLIITDYNMPEMDGRELIEHIRTSSQLVSVPILMVSGEQDEQRLAAVEEAGVSAICDKPFDIGTLKSLISQFL; translated from the coding sequence ATGCTTTTCGACATGTGTCACCTGACGGTCTGTCTGGTGGAGCCTTCACGGGCGCAAGGACAGATCATCCAGCATCATCTGCAGGAACTGGGCATCGAGCGGGTCGATCGCGTCGAAAGTGGCGCCGAGGCGCTGGCGCGCATCCATCTGCCGCCATTGCCGGACATCGTAATCGGCGCGATGTACTTGCCGGACATGACCGGTGCCGAGCTGGTGATGGCGATGCGCGGCGACGAGCGGGTGCGCGAGATGCCGTTCGTGCTGGTTTCCAGCGAAACGCGGCCGCAACAGCTGGATGCGATCCGCCAGGCCGGCGCGATGGCGATTCTGCCCAAGCCGTTTACCCCGGCGCAGCTGGACAAGGCGATCAGCAGCTCGCTCGATTACCTCAATGTCGAAGACACCCGCAACGAACTGGAGTCGCTGGACCTGTACGCGAAGAAGATCCTGCTGGTCGACGACAGCACCGTATCGCGCAGCTTCATGCGCAGCGTGCTGGAACGCTTCGGTTTTTGCGAGATCACCGAGGCCGACAACGGCCGCAGTGCGGTCGGTCTGCTGGCGGCCGGCAATTACTTCGACCTGATCATCACCGACTACAACATGCCGGAGATGGATGGCCGCGAGCTGATCGAGCATATCCGCACCAGCAGCCAGCTGGTTTCGGTGCCGATCCTGATGGTGTCCGGCGAACAGGACGAGCAAAGGTTGGCCGCAGTCGAAGAAGCCGGCGTGTCCGCCATCTGCGACAAGCCGTTCGACATCGGCACTCTGAAAAGCCTGATCAGCCAGTTCCTGTAA
- the gcvA gene encoding transcriptional regulator GcvA: MNAYPPLNGLRIFETAARLESFSAAANELHVTHGAVSKQIKQLEDWLGVQLFERTGGRVKLTDTGWRYLVQVQDGLDLIANATSQLLQPDRQRRLSINSTPTFAMYWLLPRLADFRDRHPDIDLHIVTSDRDISRLDTPFDIAIRRGPGDWPGHLAKPFLEEWELPLCHPALLKKIPLTSPADLAQHTLLYADTRPTAWQRWLTLAAVPELKPASRLHFDRFSLALQAALDGLGVVLGPLPMAQREIDAGRLVAPLSLPIVPVRDYCWIAPRAAIDDTAINAFCQWLEQQAVMHQ, encoded by the coding sequence ATGAATGCCTACCCTCCCCTTAACGGATTGCGTATTTTCGAGACGGCAGCAAGGCTGGAAAGCTTTTCTGCCGCAGCCAACGAACTGCATGTCACCCATGGCGCTGTGAGCAAGCAGATCAAGCAGCTGGAAGACTGGCTGGGGGTACAGCTGTTCGAGCGCACCGGCGGCCGCGTCAAGCTGACCGACACCGGCTGGCGCTATCTGGTGCAGGTGCAGGACGGCTTGGACCTGATCGCCAACGCCACTTCGCAGCTGTTGCAGCCGGACCGCCAGCGCCGCCTGTCGATCAACTCGACGCCGACCTTTGCCATGTACTGGCTGCTGCCGCGACTGGCCGATTTCCGTGACCGCCATCCGGACATCGACCTGCATATCGTTACTTCCGATCGCGACATCAGCCGGTTGGACACGCCGTTCGACATCGCCATCCGCCGCGGCCCCGGCGACTGGCCCGGCCACCTCGCCAAGCCGTTCCTGGAAGAGTGGGAGCTGCCGCTGTGCCATCCCGCACTATTGAAAAAGATACCGCTCACCAGCCCGGCCGACCTGGCGCAGCACACCTTGCTGTACGCCGACACGCGGCCAACGGCTTGGCAGCGCTGGCTGACCCTGGCGGCGGTGCCCGAGCTGAAACCGGCCAGCCGGCTGCATTTCGACCGTTTTTCCCTGGCGCTGCAGGCGGCGCTGGACGGGCTGGGTGTGGTGCTGGGGCCGCTGCCGATGGCGCAGCGCGAAATCGACGCCGGCCGGCTGGTGGCACCGCTGTCGCTGCCGATTGTGCCGGTGCGGGATTACTGCTGGATTGCACCGCGTGCCGCGATCGACGATACCGCCATCAATGCCTTCTGCCAGTGGCTGGAGCAGCAGGCTGTCATGCATCAATAA
- the acnB gene encoding bifunctional aconitate hydratase 2/2-methylisocitrate dehydratase — translation MLEAYRQHVAERAALGIPPLPLTAKQVEELVELLKNPPAGEEETLVELITHRVPPGVDDAAKVKASFLAAVAEGSVKSPLVSRETATKLLGTMLGGYNVKPMIDLLGDAQVGAIAAEGLKKTLLVFDFFHDVQVLAEGGNANAKAVLQSWADAEWFTSRPEVAQKITVTVFKVPGETNTDDLSPAPDAWSRPDIPMHYLAMLKNTRPDAAFTPEEDGKRGPMQFIEDLKKKGNLVAYVGDVVGTGSSRKSATNSVVWATGQDIPFVPNKRFGGVTLGGKIAPIFFNTQEDSGSLPIEVDVSKLEMGDVIDIYPYEGKIEKDGQLVEKFSLKSDVLLDEVRAGGRINLIIGRGLTAKAREALGLPASTEFRLPKDPANSGKGFSLAQKMVGRACGLPEGQGVRPGTYCEPKMTTVGSQDTTGPMTRDELKDLACLGFSADLVMQSFCHTAAYPKPVDVKMHKELPAFISTRGGVALRPGDGVIHSWLNRLLLPDTVGTGGDSHTRFPIGISFPAGSGLVAFAAATGVMPLDMPESVLVRFKGELQPGVTLRDLVNAIPLYAIKQGLLTVAKAGKKNIFSGKVLEIEGLPDLKVEQAFELSDASAERSAAGCTVHLNKAPIVEYMQSNITLMKYMIAEGYQDAHTLERRIKKMEEWIANGELLKGDADAEYAAVIEIDLADVKEPIVACPNDPDDVKFMSEVAGTQIDEVFIGSCMTNIGHFRAASKLLEGKRDLPVKLWVAPPTKMDAQQLTKEGHYGVFGMAGARTEMPGCSLCMGNQAQVREGATVMSTSTRNFPNRLGKNTNVYLGSAELAAICSKLGKIPTVEEYKANIGIINESGAEVYQYLNFNQIQDYQDVADTVKA, via the coding sequence ATGCTAGAAGCTTACCGCCAACATGTCGCAGAACGCGCCGCACTGGGCATTCCACCACTGCCGCTGACCGCCAAACAAGTCGAAGAACTGGTTGAACTGCTGAAGAACCCGCCAGCAGGCGAAGAAGAGACACTGGTCGAGCTGATCACTCACCGCGTGCCGCCTGGTGTCGACGACGCCGCCAAGGTTAAAGCTTCGTTCCTGGCCGCCGTCGCCGAAGGCAGCGTGAAGTCGCCGCTGGTTTCGCGCGAAACCGCGACCAAACTGCTGGGCACCATGCTGGGCGGTTACAACGTCAAGCCGATGATCGACCTGCTGGGCGACGCTCAGGTTGGCGCCATCGCCGCCGAAGGCCTGAAAAAGACCCTGCTGGTATTCGACTTCTTCCACGACGTGCAAGTCCTGGCCGAAGGCGGCAACGCCAATGCCAAGGCCGTGCTGCAAAGCTGGGCCGATGCCGAATGGTTCACCAGCCGTCCGGAAGTGGCACAGAAAATCACCGTGACCGTGTTCAAGGTGCCAGGTGAAACCAACACCGACGACCTGTCGCCGGCACCGGATGCTTGGTCCCGCCCTGATATCCCGATGCACTACCTGGCAATGCTGAAGAATACCCGTCCGGATGCGGCGTTCACGCCGGAAGAAGACGGCAAGCGCGGCCCGATGCAGTTCATCGAAGACCTGAAGAAAAAAGGCAACCTGGTGGCCTACGTCGGCGACGTGGTCGGCACCGGTTCCTCGCGCAAATCCGCCACCAACTCGGTGGTGTGGGCCACCGGCCAAGACATCCCGTTCGTACCGAACAAGCGTTTCGGCGGCGTGACCCTCGGCGGCAAGATCGCACCGATCTTCTTCAACACCCAGGAAGACTCCGGCTCGTTGCCGATCGAAGTGGACGTGTCCAAGCTGGAAATGGGTGACGTGATCGACATCTACCCGTATGAAGGCAAGATCGAGAAAGACGGCCAGCTGGTCGAAAAATTCAGCCTGAAATCCGACGTACTGCTGGACGAAGTGCGCGCCGGCGGCCGTATCAACCTGATCATCGGTCGTGGCCTGACTGCCAAGGCGCGTGAAGCGCTGGGCCTGCCAGCCTCCACCGAATTCCGCCTGCCAAAAGACCCGGCCAATTCCGGCAAGGGCTTCTCGCTGGCACAGAAAATGGTTGGCCGCGCCTGTGGCCTGCCGGAAGGCCAGGGCGTGCGCCCGGGCACTTACTGCGAACCGAAGATGACCACCGTCGGCTCGCAGGACACCACCGGCCCGATGACCCGTGACGAGCTGAAAGACCTGGCTTGCCTCGGCTTCTCCGCTGACCTCGTGATGCAGTCGTTCTGCCATACCGCCGCCTATCCGAAGCCGGTGGACGTGAAGATGCACAAGGAGCTGCCAGCCTTTATCTCCACCCGTGGCGGCGTGGCGCTGCGTCCGGGCGACGGCGTGATCCACAGCTGGCTGAACCGCCTGCTGCTGCCGGATACCGTCGGCACCGGTGGCGACTCGCACACCCGCTTCCCGATCGGCATTTCCTTCCCGGCCGGTTCCGGTCTGGTTGCCTTTGCCGCCGCCACCGGCGTGATGCCGCTGGACATGCCGGAATCGGTGCTGGTGCGCTTCAAGGGCGAACTGCAACCGGGCGTGACCCTGCGTGACCTGGTCAACGCCATTCCGCTGTACGCAATCAAGCAGGGCCTGTTGACCGTGGCCAAGGCCGGCAAGAAGAACATCTTCTCCGGCAAGGTACTGGAGATCGAAGGCCTGCCGGATCTGAAAGTGGAACAGGCTTTCGAGCTGTCCGACGCTTCCGCCGAGCGCTCTGCCGCCGGCTGCACCGTGCACCTGAACAAGGCGCCGATCGTCGAGTACATGCAGTCCAACATCACCCTGATGAAGTACATGATCGCCGAAGGCTATCAGGACGCCCACACCCTGGAGCGCCGCATCAAGAAGATGGAAGAGTGGATCGCCAACGGCGAACTGCTGAAGGGTGATGCCGACGCCGAATACGCCGCCGTGATCGAAATCGATCTGGCCGACGTAAAAGAGCCGATCGTGGCCTGCCCGAACGATCCGGACGACGTGAAGTTCATGTCCGAAGTCGCCGGCACCCAGATCGATGAAGTGTTCATCGGCTCCTGCATGACCAACATTGGCCACTTCCGCGCCGCTTCCAAGCTGCTGGAAGGCAAGCGCGACCTGCCGGTCAAGCTGTGGGTTGCTCCGCCGACCAAGATGGATGCGCAACAGCTGACCAAGGAAGGTCACTACGGTGTGTTCGGTATGGCCGGTGCCCGCACCGAAATGCCGGGCTGCTCGCTGTGCATGGGCAACCAGGCGCAGGTGCGTGAAGGCGCGACCGTGATGTCGACCTCGACCCGTAACTTCCCGAACCGTCTGGGCAAGAACACCAACGTGTATCTCGGCTCGGCCGAACTGGCCGCGATCTGCTCCAAGCTGGGCAAGATCCCGACCGTCGAGGAGTACAAGGCCAACATCGGCATCATCAACGAGAGCGGCGCCGAGGTGTACCAGTACCTCAACTTCAACCAGATCCAGGATTACCAGGATGTGGCTGACACCGTAAAAGCCTAA
- a CDS encoding substrate-binding periplasmic protein yields MLHGFLSSCQSRRWPALLLGVLLGLPSLANAACTRLVASGNPEYPPFLWQDPKNDSKLIGANAELMQLVAREIGIPIEVRYAGPWGRVQESARNGRIDLIAGAFLTQPRLTYLRYLQPAIRDTQTLIWTRQQHPLQYQRWEDLLGQEGITVVNNSFGQAFDQFAAISLKLQQVGSVKNALQMLSLGRADYLIYEDAPGLAYAASLNIKGLRASTVPVSREKLYLTVALASACNNEQLAERLSRAMKKFSDDRVMDALVERYLRVWQAQSSAARRPG; encoded by the coding sequence ATGTTGCACGGTTTCCTTTCGTCATGCCAGTCGCGGCGCTGGCCGGCCCTGCTGCTGGGGGTGCTGCTGGGCCTGCCATCGCTTGCCAATGCGGCGTGTACGCGGCTGGTGGCCTCCGGCAATCCCGAGTACCCGCCCTTTCTGTGGCAAGACCCGAAAAACGACAGCAAGCTGATCGGCGCCAATGCCGAGCTGATGCAACTGGTGGCGCGCGAGATCGGCATTCCGATCGAGGTGCGCTATGCCGGGCCGTGGGGCCGGGTGCAGGAGAGTGCGCGCAACGGCCGCATCGACCTGATCGCCGGCGCCTTCCTGACGCAGCCGCGACTGACCTACCTGCGCTACCTGCAACCGGCGATCCGCGATACGCAGACCCTGATCTGGACGCGACAGCAGCACCCGCTGCAATACCAGCGCTGGGAAGACCTGCTGGGCCAGGAGGGCATCACCGTGGTCAACAACAGCTTCGGCCAGGCTTTCGACCAGTTTGCCGCGATCAGCCTCAAGCTGCAGCAGGTCGGCAGCGTCAAGAACGCGTTGCAGATGCTGAGCCTGGGGCGCGCCGACTATCTGATCTATGAGGATGCGCCGGGTCTCGCCTATGCTGCCAGCCTCAACATCAAGGGTCTGCGCGCGTCCACGGTGCCGGTCAGTCGCGAAAAGCTGTACCTGACCGTGGCGCTGGCCTCCGCCTGCAATAACGAGCAACTGGCGGAACGCCTGTCGCGGGCGATGAAAAAATTCAGCGACGACCGGGTGATGGATGCGCTGGTGGAGAGGTATCTTCGCGTGTGGCAGGCACAGAGCAGTGCTGCACGCCGGCCCGGCTGA